One genomic window of Gemmatimonadaceae bacterium includes the following:
- a CDS encoding cytochrome c oxidase assembly protein has translation MTMTLWLHPAGTFSWSSFSVHPSTVIGIAALGALYAWRARAGEVDPVPQPGAAPPSAPDPRRRPTHGQVLAFVLGLATLFLSLNGPLHDLSDDYLFSAHMVQHLVLTMIVTPLLIAGTPGWMLRPALRSRSVAAVARRITTGPAAFGIFNVTIVVWHLPPLYNYALVHHPVHIVMHLCFLVASTIMWWPVMSTMPELPALSYPKQMLYLFLMSLPMTAVAMIITYASTTLFPSYAAAPRVWALSPLEDQRLGGLIMWIPGGFVFIGVLSVAFFRWVREFERQEATV, from the coding sequence ATGACGATGACCCTCTGGTTGCACCCGGCTGGCACCTTCAGCTGGTCGTCGTTCAGCGTGCACCCGAGCACCGTCATCGGCATCGCTGCGTTAGGCGCGCTGTACGCCTGGCGCGCCCGCGCCGGCGAAGTGGATCCCGTTCCGCAGCCGGGCGCCGCGCCGCCCAGTGCGCCCGACCCAAGACGCCGGCCAACGCATGGCCAGGTGCTGGCGTTCGTCCTCGGCCTGGCGACGTTGTTCTTATCGCTCAACGGCCCGCTGCACGATCTGAGCGACGACTATCTGTTCAGCGCCCACATGGTGCAGCATCTCGTGCTCACCATGATCGTCACGCCGCTGTTGATCGCGGGAACACCGGGATGGATGCTGCGGCCGGCGCTGCGCAGCCGAAGCGTCGCGGCAGTCGCGCGACGCATCACGACGGGACCGGCAGCGTTCGGGATCTTCAACGTCACGATCGTCGTGTGGCATCTGCCGCCGCTCTACAACTATGCTCTCGTGCACCATCCGGTGCACATCGTGATGCACCTCTGTTTCCTCGTCGCATCCACCATCATGTGGTGGCCGGTGATGAGCACGATGCCCGAGCTGCCGGCGCTCTCGTATCCGAAGCAGATGCTGTACTTGTTCCTGATGTCGCTGCCGATGACCGCCGTGGCGATGATCATCACGTACGCGAGCACGACGCTCTTCCCATCCTACGCCGCCGCACCTCGCGTGTGGGCGCTGTCCCCGCTCGAGGATCAGCGCCTGGGCGGCCTGATCATGTGGATCCCCGGCGGCTTCGTCTTCATTGGCGTCCTGTCCGTCGCATTTTTCAGATGGGTCCGCGAGTTCGAGCGCCAGGAAGCTACAGTCTGA